A genome region from Colwellia sp. Arc7-D includes the following:
- a CDS encoding DUF3530 family protein, producing the protein MHLNTKPIVFFILLAVSTLVINNVYSSPFLPYQEAQQTEDTQPNGKGDPEKAEEIKPEVAATNTEATQDEATEDDHQHDVIINLPVNAFDQQQQDIKHYLTQEKIIPIMVGTDKYLTIINQHTTPVNKGVMVLIPDWQQSITTPYALNQLRKNMPDQGWTTITLHPPNKPEGYPSQALTAEERNKENIEILENYGKKFAEVMQATIEQAKRFPGGIIVIAEGNNSAVLLDIYQQGLVGAPAAFIMLSSYMPTQPASEKIAQQLAVTDYPILDLYLQRDHHLVQANAILRKASAKRELKIYFRQKQLSNQVTGYYPKNSLTKEIISWLNSMGW; encoded by the coding sequence ATGCATTTGAATACAAAGCCTATAGTTTTTTTCATATTATTAGCTGTATCGACTTTAGTTATAAATAACGTTTACTCATCTCCATTTTTGCCATACCAGGAAGCACAACAAACAGAAGATACTCAGCCCAATGGCAAAGGGGATCCTGAAAAAGCTGAAGAGATTAAACCTGAGGTGGCAGCAACTAACACTGAGGCGACACAAGACGAAGCAACAGAAGACGACCATCAACATGATGTCATTATTAATCTGCCCGTAAATGCATTTGACCAACAACAGCAAGATATTAAGCATTATTTAACGCAAGAGAAAATCATCCCGATAATGGTTGGAACAGACAAATATCTAACGATAATCAATCAACACACCACACCCGTAAATAAAGGCGTTATGGTGTTAATTCCGGATTGGCAGCAAAGTATAACAACCCCTTATGCACTTAATCAGCTGCGTAAAAATATGCCTGATCAGGGTTGGACAACAATAACGTTACACCCACCAAATAAGCCTGAAGGCTACCCTTCACAGGCATTAACAGCAGAAGAGCGAAATAAAGAAAATATTGAAATACTTGAAAACTATGGCAAAAAATTTGCTGAGGTCATGCAAGCGACTATTGAACAAGCCAAGCGTTTTCCTGGTGGAATTATTGTAATAGCTGAGGGTAATAATAGTGCGGTATTGCTCGATATTTACCAACAAGGCTTAGTAGGCGCACCCGCTGCGTTTATTATGCTTAGCAGCTATATGCCGACACAACCAGCGAGCGAAAAAATAGCTCAACAACTGGCTGTTACAGACTATCCAATTCTTGATTTATATTTACAGCGCGATCATCATTTAGTACAAGCCAACGCTATATTAAGAAAAGCGTCAGCGAAAAGAGAACTGAAAATATATTTTCGACAAAAACAATTAAGTAATCAAGTCACAGGTTACTATCCTAAAAATAGCTTAACCAAAGAAATTATAAGCTGGCTTAACTCAATGGGTTGGTAA
- a CDS encoding YacL family protein: MEYQFIDDPLTGSAIAKFSLDHEVIGPWLEVEVGTDTDKLSELLSAIADIEAEKQLEITITGNEYTVIFNRGDVTVQTNASMDGLEVLPDSLIEEGIDFDLQDSSSCGREDFRELLLSWAKFVSKK, encoded by the coding sequence ATGGAATATCAATTTATAGATGATCCCTTAACGGGTAGTGCTATCGCTAAGTTTTCGCTCGACCATGAAGTCATTGGTCCATGGTTAGAAGTTGAAGTAGGCACAGATACAGATAAGCTTTCGGAACTATTGTCTGCGATCGCAGATATTGAAGCAGAAAAACAGTTAGAAATTACGATTACAGGTAACGAGTATACGGTTATTTTTAATCGAGGTGATGTAACCGTTCAAACCAATGCGAGTATGGACGGTTTAGAAGTATTACCAGACTCACTTATTGAAGAAGGTATTGATTTTGATTTACAAGACTCCTCTTCTTGTGGGCGCGAAGACTTTCGAGAATTATTACTGTCTTGGGCAAAATTTGTCAGCAAAAAATAG
- a CDS encoding bifunctional aconitate hydratase 2/2-methylisocitrate dehydratase, with protein MSLYLEYIAEIENRKNELGLAPKPIDSAELLAEIIEQIKDQGHAHREDSLNFFIYNTLPGTTSAAGQKAAFLKKIILGEEAVAEITSEFAFELLSHMKGGPSIEVLLDLALSDDSALSTPASNVLKTQVFLYDADTARLEAAFKAGNAVAKELLESYAEAEFFTKLPNIEEKIEVVTYIAGEGDISTDLLSPGHQAHSRADRELHGQCMITPEAQKEIQALQAKHPKAKVMLIAEKGTMGVGSSRMSGVNNVALWAGKQASPYVPFINIAPVVAGTNGISPIFLTTVDVTGGIGLDLKNWVKKVDANGKTVVDENGDAVLEEAYSVATGTVLTIDTKAKKLLNGDKELADISSAFTPQKVEFMKAGGSYAVVFGKKLQTFASEALGVATKLVYAASKEISHAGQGLTAVEKIFNRNAVGVLSETDLHAGSDVRVKVNIVGSQDTTGPMTCQELEAMAASTISPLVDGAYQSGCHTASVWDSKAKANIPKLMSFMNKFGLITARDPKGVYPAMTDVIHKVLNDLTIDDRAIIIGGDSHTRMSKGVAFGADSGTVAIALATGEAAMPIPESVKVTFKGKMQGHMDFRDVVHATQAQMLKQFGGENVFQGRIIEVHIGTLMADQAFTFTDWSAEMKAKASICISNNETLIKSIELAKSRIQIMIEKGMENEAKTLNGLIALADKRIEEVKSGTSPALAPDDAAKYYAEVVIDLDVIDQPMIADPDVNNDDASKRYTHDVIRPVSYYDGKTVDLAFVGSCMVHKGDMQIIAQMLRNIEKQNGKVDFKVPLVVAPPTYNIVDELKAEGDWDILRKYSGFEFDDANPKGAARTKYDNIMYLERPGCNLCMGNQEKAEPGDTVIATSTRLFQGRVVADTAEKKGESLLGSTPLVVLSAVLGRFPSLEEYKAAVEGIDLTRFAPPTEEMSTKYVPIKMV; from the coding sequence ATGAGTCTGTATTTAGAATATATCGCAGAAATTGAAAATCGTAAAAATGAGCTAGGTTTAGCACCTAAGCCAATCGATAGTGCTGAGTTATTAGCGGAAATCATTGAGCAAATTAAAGATCAAGGGCACGCACACCGCGAAGACTCTTTGAATTTCTTTATCTATAACACGTTACCGGGCACCACAAGTGCTGCCGGTCAAAAAGCCGCTTTTTTGAAAAAAATCATTTTAGGTGAAGAAGCTGTAGCAGAAATAACCTCTGAATTTGCTTTTGAACTACTATCGCACATGAAAGGTGGTCCATCTATCGAAGTGCTACTTGACCTAGCATTAAGTGACGATTCAGCATTATCAACACCAGCTTCTAACGTATTAAAAACACAAGTATTCTTATACGATGCTGATACAGCTCGTCTTGAAGCAGCCTTTAAAGCAGGCAACGCTGTTGCTAAAGAACTTTTAGAAAGTTATGCAGAAGCTGAATTTTTCACCAAGCTGCCTAACATTGAAGAAAAAATTGAAGTTGTAACTTATATTGCTGGTGAAGGCGATATCTCAACTGATTTACTTTCTCCAGGTCACCAAGCACATTCTCGTGCTGACCGTGAGTTACACGGCCAGTGTATGATCACACCTGAAGCACAAAAAGAAATACAAGCATTACAAGCTAAGCACCCGAAAGCAAAAGTTATGCTTATTGCTGAAAAAGGCACAATGGGCGTTGGTTCTTCTCGTATGTCTGGTGTTAACAACGTGGCACTTTGGGCCGGTAAACAAGCAAGTCCATATGTACCATTTATTAACATTGCACCTGTAGTTGCAGGTACTAACGGTATTTCTCCAATCTTCTTAACAACCGTTGATGTAACTGGTGGTATTGGTCTTGATCTTAAAAACTGGGTTAAGAAAGTTGATGCCAACGGTAAGACTGTTGTTGACGAAAATGGCGATGCCGTATTAGAAGAAGCTTACTCTGTTGCTACTGGCACAGTGTTAACGATTGATACTAAAGCGAAGAAGTTATTAAACGGTGATAAAGAGCTAGCAGACATCTCTTCAGCTTTCACTCCACAAAAAGTGGAATTCATGAAAGCCGGTGGTTCTTACGCTGTTGTATTTGGTAAAAAACTACAAACGTTTGCCTCTGAAGCTTTAGGTGTAGCAACTAAACTTGTTTATGCTGCTTCGAAAGAAATTTCACATGCAGGTCAAGGCCTGACAGCTGTAGAAAAAATATTCAACAGAAATGCTGTTGGTGTTCTTTCTGAAACCGATCTTCATGCGGGTTCAGATGTGCGCGTTAAAGTGAACATTGTAGGTTCACAAGACACTACAGGCCCTATGACTTGCCAAGAGCTAGAAGCGATGGCTGCATCAACTATCTCTCCTTTAGTTGACGGTGCATACCAATCTGGTTGTCACACAGCATCAGTTTGGGATAGTAAAGCTAAAGCTAACATTCCTAAGCTTATGAGTTTCATGAACAAGTTTGGCCTTATCACAGCTCGTGATCCTAAGGGTGTATATCCTGCGATGACGGATGTTATTCATAAAGTATTGAATGACCTTACAATTGATGACAGAGCAATCATCATTGGTGGTGACTCGCATACTCGTATGTCTAAAGGTGTAGCATTTGGCGCTGACTCAGGTACTGTTGCGATTGCACTGGCGACAGGTGAAGCGGCTATGCCAATTCCAGAATCTGTTAAAGTTACCTTTAAAGGCAAAATGCAAGGTCACATGGATTTCCGTGATGTTGTGCATGCAACACAAGCACAAATGCTTAAACAGTTTGGTGGTGAAAACGTATTCCAAGGTCGTATCATCGAAGTACATATTGGTACGTTAATGGCTGACCAAGCATTTACTTTTACTGATTGGTCTGCAGAAATGAAAGCGAAAGCTTCAATCTGTATTTCAAATAATGAAACTTTAATTAAATCAATCGAGCTTGCTAAGAGCCGTATCCAAATAATGATCGAAAAGGGTATGGAAAACGAAGCTAAAACGCTTAACGGTTTAATCGCATTAGCTGACAAGCGTATTGAAGAAGTTAAATCAGGCACTAGTCCAGCACTAGCACCTGACGACGCAGCTAAATACTATGCAGAAGTTGTTATCGACTTAGACGTTATCGACCAACCAATGATTGCTGACCCTGATGTAAACAACGATGATGCATCTAAGCGTTACACACATGATGTTATTCGTCCAGTATCATACTATGACGGCAAAACTGTCGACTTAGCCTTTGTAGGCTCTTGTATGGTGCACAAAGGTGACATGCAAATCATCGCTCAAATGTTACGTAACATTGAAAAACAAAATGGCAAAGTAGATTTTAAAGTGCCATTAGTTGTTGCGCCACCAACTTACAACATTGTTGATGAGCTTAAAGCTGAAGGCGATTGGGATATTTTACGTAAATATTCTGGTTTTGAATTTGATGATGCTAACCCGAAAGGTGCTGCACGTACTAAGTACGATAACATCATGTATTTGGAACGCCCTGGTTGTAACTTATGTATGGGTAACCAAGAAAAAGCTGAACCTGGCGATACGGTTATCGCAACATCAACGCGTTTATTCCAAGGTCGTGTTGTTGCCGATACTGCTGAGAAAAAAGGTGAATCATTACTAGGTTCAACACCTCTAGTTGTGCTTTCAGCTGTACTTGGTCGTTTCCCATCATTAGAAGAATATAAAGCTGCTGTTGAAGGTATTGACTTAACTCGCTTCGCTCCTCCTACAGAAGAGATGAGCACTAAGTACGTACCGATTAAAATGGTATAA
- a CDS encoding transporter substrate-binding domain-containing protein produces MKVVSQPLPTITVAMYIEPPFSNIVDGKFVGENIDIANALAEKLSREVRFIYCPPARCFAFLQNGQADMMIAIRKTEIREQFLNYLEPPIKIQHLPLQFYIRAESKIELNRYQDLQPLKVGVLRGASYFDKFDHDTQLTKIPLTNYQQLVDMLLKGRIDTFLEREETITPWVDQKIYKTKIKLAKFSYDETVGSYIVVSKRSPLRNEIAHLSKALKAISDNGEIQTILNKVRN; encoded by the coding sequence ATGAAAGTTGTTTCACAACCTTTACCAACAATCACCGTGGCGATGTATATTGAACCGCCATTTTCTAACATTGTAGACGGTAAATTTGTCGGCGAAAACATCGATATTGCCAATGCATTAGCAGAAAAATTATCACGAGAAGTCAGGTTTATCTATTGCCCGCCAGCCCGCTGCTTTGCTTTTTTACAAAACGGCCAAGCTGATATGATGATTGCGATCAGAAAAACCGAAATAAGAGAGCAATTTCTTAACTACCTTGAGCCTCCGATAAAAATTCAGCACTTACCGCTACAGTTTTATATTCGCGCAGAAAGTAAAATTGAATTGAATCGCTATCAAGACCTGCAACCCTTGAAAGTTGGGGTTTTAAGAGGCGCTTCGTATTTTGATAAATTTGATCATGATACACAGCTGACTAAAATCCCGTTAACTAATTATCAGCAACTCGTTGATATGCTTTTAAAAGGGCGTATTGATACTTTTCTGGAGCGGGAAGAAACTATTACCCCTTGGGTTGATCAAAAAATTTATAAAACCAAGATTAAGTTAGCAAAATTTTCTTATGATGAAACGGTTGGCTCTTACATCGTGGTATCTAAAAGATCGCCATTAAGAAATGAAATTGCACACTTATCAAAAGCGTTAAAGGCAATATCAGACAACGGCGAAATTCAAACTATTCTTAACAAGGTAAGAAACTAG